A part of Desulfuribacillus alkaliarsenatis genomic DNA contains:
- a CDS encoding sulfatase-like hydrolase/transferase, whose product MSKFQSKLDDLLIKYDLIPIDSDETMVEKIMKEIWAEIPTSIRTVIWGAGAHTNELVNLLPINEKNIVGILDIDSTSQNQTLHGYPVYDPSYIKDGNIEMVVISSFVHRQEMKDTIGTLNPKCKHIDFYDELAARGIELQCAFFASFGDYQELYRIKSFYESAKVDEEREHYLFQLICRYLSIKDFVYAKQFSTIYIENNYKNSTSIKEFWDEFAILTKKIHAAISKRNTLDISMFVIDALRYKDITAMPYLNSLAENSAHFTKAFATNLHTRMSLLSILTGKLPIDDELYKQHIIILEESPLLSKLKNSGYRLRNYTLDKNFIADGPDMELIRLRTNPNETATDSNRVIRKSTPSVLWDHICCLAENIDSPIFTLLHLIAETHRPHLCGFHKRQPLIHQEVREVIEYLDVYVEENLQQTPEEFIEQYRECVEYVDTQLSYYSQFFPGESLNVFFGDHGQAIETVFQKSDNMFPLLSCHDDRIHVPLILNGRTIKSKEVNQLFSLKDLGQVLIDLLNKYENYLNVDKNTEKLEVSIPEVEFVPIQFEPIYNKDAMKNYLKAGGEKFVCGTKAVRTENEKYVLYANGEEEFYILPDEVTNISKDYMLNALIKKTKNLLLSKEFPRFN is encoded by the coding sequence ATGAGCAAATTTCAAAGTAAACTTGATGATTTGTTAATTAAATATGATTTAATACCAATAGATTCTGACGAAACAATGGTAGAAAAGATAATGAAGGAAATATGGGCGGAAATCCCTACAAGCATCCGCACAGTTATTTGGGGTGCTGGCGCGCATACAAATGAGTTAGTTAATCTACTGCCTATTAACGAAAAAAACATTGTAGGAATTCTAGATATTGATTCAACATCTCAAAATCAAACACTACATGGTTACCCTGTTTACGATCCATCGTATATTAAGGATGGAAACATAGAAATGGTGGTTATTTCTTCATTTGTGCATAGACAAGAAATGAAGGACACAATAGGAACATTAAATCCTAAGTGTAAGCATATTGATTTCTACGATGAGCTAGCGGCTCGTGGGATAGAGCTTCAATGTGCTTTCTTTGCTTCTTTTGGGGACTATCAAGAACTTTATCGTATCAAGAGTTTTTACGAGAGTGCCAAAGTTGATGAAGAAAGAGAACATTACTTATTTCAATTAATATGTAGATACTTAAGTATTAAAGATTTCGTCTACGCAAAACAATTTAGTACTATATACATAGAAAATAATTATAAAAATAGCACTAGTATTAAAGAGTTCTGGGATGAATTTGCTATATTAACAAAAAAAATACATGCAGCAATAAGCAAAAGAAATACATTAGATATTAGCATGTTTGTGATTGATGCTTTGCGCTATAAGGACATTACAGCTATGCCTTACTTAAATAGTTTAGCAGAAAATTCAGCACATTTCACAAAAGCTTTTGCTACTAACCTTCATACTCGAATGAGTTTACTTTCAATATTAACTGGTAAACTTCCAATTGATGATGAACTATATAAACAACATATCATAATATTAGAAGAAAGTCCGTTATTGTCAAAACTAAAGAATAGTGGATATCGTTTGCGTAACTATACATTAGATAAAAACTTTATTGCAGATGGACCAGATATGGAGCTGATTCGTCTGCGGACAAATCCAAACGAAACAGCTACTGACTCCAATCGAGTAATACGTAAGTCAACTCCTAGTGTACTATGGGATCATATATGTTGTTTAGCTGAAAATATAGATTCGCCTATATTTACTTTATTACATTTGATTGCTGAAACTCATAGACCACATCTCTGTGGTTTTCATAAGCGTCAACCTCTAATCCATCAAGAAGTCAGGGAAGTAATAGAATATCTTGATGTATACGTTGAAGAAAATCTACAACAAACGCCTGAGGAATTTATAGAGCAATACAGGGAATGTGTTGAATACGTAGATACTCAGCTTAGTTATTACAGTCAGTTCTTCCCAGGTGAATCGTTAAATGTATTCTTTGGGGATCATGGCCAGGCAATAGAGACGGTGTTTCAAAAATCAGATAATATGTTCCCATTACTTTCATGCCATGATGACCGAATACATGTGCCGTTAATTTTAAATGGACGAACTATTAAATCTAAAGAAGTTAATCAATTATTTTCATTGAAAGATTTAGGACAAGTCCTTATTGACTTATTAAATAAATACGAAAACTATTTAAATGTTGACAAAAATACTGAAAAATTAGAGGTTTCAATACCGGAAGTAGAATTCGTACCTATACAATTTGAACCCATATATAACAAAGACGCTATGAAAAATTATCTTAAAGCTGGTGGGGAAAAATTTGTTTGCGGTACAAAAGCAGTCAGAACGGAAAATGAAAAGTACGTACTTTATGCTAATGGGGAAGAAGAATTTTATATATTACCAGATGAAGTAACAAACATTAGTAAAGACTATATGCTAAATGCATTAATAAAAAAAACTAAGAATTTATTATTGAGTAAAGAATTCCCTAGATTCAACTAA
- a CDS encoding motility associated factor glycosyltransferase family protein, with product METKVNNVVFESNIIEYEKKYGAFSSLAENNKNGFQEVTAVTTKDGNFTIKIIDDNKTLYTNSKYGPINEAQRFVEQLKDYDNKTLFIIYGLSLGYHIACLQKALKNKNNVIIIIEPSISVFRVALESIDMRNIINDKHVILSVGDDIREFRKILSVCINVSTLNNFQFHCYSQYDRIFREYYLEITEEIKKAIAELRVQVSTIKHFAFDFNRNFLNNFPYLINNYKIQALKDKFNKIPAIIVSAGPSLDKNIEYLKGLKDKALIITGGRTLNVLMSKGIVPDLVVSIDPGKGAWWIVKDRAEHDIPLITTVISNDRVIKEHKGKKIFINTIEYIELIEHLTGQVIERLPQGGSVANMCLSVSHYMGCDPIIFVGQDLSFTDGLIHANSSKNTHKDNEVKQVDLKVPGIYGGEVDTSWQLYTFLKWFEDFIQAHSERKYINATQGGAKIVGSDVRDLEEVVGYYCRNTHDVTEKFNEVFSRKIDMNISEVYDKFSKMSKDSLKFRDNAKEALKINQELLNHYNKQSKASINKSIKRLSKLEKEMLKTRENNLVINKIIHPVLIKLEISKDYKEKPNETDAQKMVRLSKFSIELYKGIIKAIDEMEQFINDNLTIIKQKAKEK from the coding sequence ATGGAAACTAAAGTTAATAATGTTGTGTTTGAAAGTAATATTATTGAGTATGAAAAAAAATATGGTGCTTTTTCTTCTTTGGCAGAGAATAATAAAAATGGTTTCCAAGAGGTTACTGCGGTGACCACGAAAGATGGTAATTTTACAATAAAAATAATTGATGACAACAAAACTTTGTACACTAATAGTAAATATGGACCGATTAATGAAGCGCAAAGATTTGTTGAACAGTTGAAGGATTATGATAATAAAACTCTATTTATAATTTATGGATTATCTCTTGGATATCATATCGCTTGTTTACAAAAAGCATTAAAAAACAAAAATAATGTAATTATTATTATTGAACCTAGTATTAGTGTTTTTAGAGTAGCACTTGAATCTATCGATATGAGAAATATTATTAATGATAAACATGTTATTTTAAGTGTCGGTGACGATATTAGGGAATTTCGCAAAATATTATCAGTATGTATAAATGTTAGTACGTTAAATAATTTTCAATTTCATTGTTACTCTCAGTACGATAGGATTTTTCGTGAATACTACCTGGAAATTACTGAAGAAATAAAAAAAGCTATTGCTGAGCTAAGGGTTCAAGTAAGCACTATTAAACATTTTGCATTTGATTTTAATAGAAACTTTTTGAATAATTTCCCATACCTAATTAATAATTATAAAATTCAAGCTTTAAAAGATAAATTTAATAAGATTCCCGCTATTATTGTATCCGCTGGACCTTCGTTAGATAAAAACATTGAATATTTAAAAGGTTTAAAAGATAAAGCATTGATTATTACTGGGGGCAGAACTCTTAATGTCCTTATGAGTAAAGGGATAGTGCCAGATTTAGTTGTATCAATAGATCCAGGAAAAGGTGCTTGGTGGATTGTTAAGGACAGGGCCGAACATGATATCCCTCTTATAACAACAGTTATATCTAATGATCGAGTTATTAAAGAACATAAAGGAAAAAAAATATTTATTAACACAATTGAATATATAGAGCTTATTGAACATTTAACTGGCCAAGTAATTGAGCGATTGCCACAGGGTGGCTCTGTCGCTAATATGTGTTTAAGTGTATCTCACTATATGGGTTGTGATCCTATTATTTTTGTGGGACAAGATTTGTCTTTTACAGATGGATTGATACATGCGAATAGTTCCAAGAACACTCACAAAGATAATGAGGTCAAGCAAGTGGATTTGAAGGTTCCTGGAATATATGGCGGAGAAGTAGATACCAGCTGGCAGTTGTATACATTTTTAAAATGGTTCGAAGATTTTATTCAAGCTCATTCAGAAAGAAAATATATAAATGCAACTCAAGGAGGGGCTAAAATTGTTGGATCTGATGTCAGGGATCTAGAAGAAGTGGTTGGATATTATTGCCGAAATACACATGATGTTACTGAGAAGTTTAATGAGGTTTTTTCAAGAAAAATAGATATGAATATAAGTGAAGTATATGATAAATTTTCTAAGATGAGTAAAGATAGTTTGAAATTTAGAGACAACGCAAAAGAGGCATTAAAGATTAACCAAGAACTATTGAACCATTATAATAAGCAAAGCAAAGCAAGCATTAACAAATCTATTAAAAGACTATCAAAGCTTGAAAAAGAAATGCTTAAAACAAGAGAAAACAACTTGGTTATAAATAAAATTATACACCCTGTATTAATTAAACTAGAAATAAGTAAAGATTATAAAGAGAAACCAAATGAGACGGACGCCCAAAAAATGGTGAGGTTATCTAAGTTTTCAATTGAACTATACAAAGGTATCATAAAAGCAATTGATGAAATGGAACAATTCATTAATGATAATCTAACTATTATAAAACAAAAAGCAAAGGAGAAGTAA
- a CDS encoding LicD family protein: protein MNNQKPKAIVFGASKAGRYFVKNNTQYNLLAIIDNDIKKHGSSINGLKVISPNQINEYQYDYIVITSIYIYQIQDQLVKDLQVDENKIIIPPKNLLKPSLLPFMDDYTLRFARESLFFILDQFEKNNIKHFIDFGALLGIVREGDFISWDDDIDIAIYASDFDKVAEILKNNIYKNSIDSSVQWEGFLAYNKSDDSAISIDLTIKDNQPIKKFSINISAIYFDEEHAITGVNHAPKHHFTQYEKINYFGKQIRVPYEYESYLEFTYGNWRQPKKDTSFADNTRTFREPVSTYTVPLEFVY, encoded by the coding sequence ATGAATAACCAAAAGCCGAAAGCGATAGTATTTGGAGCTAGCAAAGCTGGACGATATTTTGTAAAGAATAATACTCAGTATAATCTATTAGCCATTATTGATAATGATATTAAAAAGCACGGTTCTTCTATAAATGGTTTGAAAGTTATTAGTCCAAATCAGATAAATGAGTATCAGTATGATTATATTGTTATTACGAGCATTTATATCTATCAGATTCAGGATCAACTAGTTAAAGATTTGCAAGTCGATGAAAATAAAATCATAATTCCCCCAAAGAATCTACTTAAACCATCTTTACTTCCATTTATGGATGATTATACTCTTAGATTTGCAAGGGAAAGTTTGTTTTTCATATTAGACCAGTTTGAGAAAAATAATATAAAGCATTTTATTGATTTTGGCGCACTTCTAGGGATTGTTAGAGAAGGAGACTTTATATCATGGGACGACGATATAGATATAGCTATTTATGCTAGTGATTTTGATAAAGTAGCTGAAATACTTAAAAATAACATATATAAAAACAGTATAGATTCCAGCGTTCAATGGGAAGGCTTCTTAGCTTATAATAAATCAGATGATAGTGCAATAAGTATTGATCTTACAATAAAAGATAACCAACCTATAAAAAAATTCTCAATAAATATAAGCGCTATTTATTTTGATGAGGAGCACGCAATTACAGGTGTAAATCATGCTCCAAAACACCATTTTACACAATATGAAAAAATTAATTATTTTGGAAAGCAAATACGTGTTCCGTATGAATATGAGTCATATTTAGAATTCACTTATGGAAATTGGAGACAACCGAAAAAAGATACTTCATTTGCTGATAATACTAGAACCTTTAGAGAACCAGTTAGCACATACACAGTACCACTAGAATTTGTTTATTAG
- a CDS encoding motility associated factor glycosyltransferase family protein, which yields MMNLDNNLSVLKSKNEQLHNELIGVANHNSSYQLIETKNKQLTVKLIYNDGLTEKEQLIHSKYNPIQEAEKFANAYVSNKKSYILYGFGLGYHVEALLNAIDVNSILYVIDLDIQLFKIALLARDFTKILSDDRLNLLVSSNEKKVANDIKRILDEDAEFITYTPSVNTIPSKFSYFKFILEDWKMQQTVTDKWTGMLHENSLLNKEVDCPNAGVLFGSYQDVPMVLVSAGPSLNKNKHLLKFLKGKFLIFAVGSALKPLLKSGVKPDYFCIIDPKPSIYKQIEGYESLDIPLIFLDTASSSTVLKYQGPKYKVYNKAKNHVEEQYIIHTGGSVATAVLDLGIKFGCNPIIFTGQDLAYTNNEHHADGKMYNPNANEKIKELPNMRRIEGQNGEVLNTTLGLLSFKYWIENKIKANPSISFYNATEGGAIIEGAKHSTLLQTIEQIYINNIEQCMQKIQRADSVIILLGIGLGFELTHILQHSPNSNIIIIEPVKDNIKIAIEFNQQIEKLISNKNITFLANKDIREIEKKIKEFIDIKNKNNIHLIRSISIDENYNNTLNEIEKTINKNIKEIDMHLNTTETLSELISNNIMQNLPEFKASKHDLNILLGAYKDKPAIIVSAGPSLEKNIQELKNYRDNAVIIAGPRTVKPLIENGITPHILCNMDPKDSMYELVKDYSISDIPLVTLMQGNHKLVAAHQGQKVFVFDEYLEPIKELINGDKPISINFGGSVATFSLSVAAIMECNPIIFIGQDLAYISDKKHAFGNSNIETPKDAILAKDINGEDVLTREDWLYFKKNIEGHISKASNIKFINATEAGLYIEGADHLSLKDTIQNYCKVEFYPEIILKNIFIDENIKDDKQIQIKQILIKVQKVKKHIKENHDLAEDIYKYIKHTKCLNIDKVLKKMDNNDKHIENEPVVNALIHYPIQLDYMHITLSYSAKSQETPEQEQIRIARKNIAIYKAKLKAIEYVESALQQLK from the coding sequence ATGATGAACTTAGATAATAATCTTTCAGTTCTAAAAAGTAAAAATGAGCAATTGCATAATGAATTGATAGGAGTAGCTAATCATAATAGTAGTTACCAACTAATAGAAACAAAAAACAAACAGCTTACTGTAAAACTGATATATAATGATGGACTTACTGAAAAAGAACAGCTGATTCATAGTAAATACAACCCTATACAAGAAGCTGAAAAGTTTGCTAATGCTTATGTATCTAATAAAAAAAGCTATATATTATACGGATTTGGCTTAGGGTATCATGTGGAAGCTTTGTTAAATGCTATTGATGTAAATAGCATATTATACGTAATTGATCTAGATATACAATTATTTAAAATTGCGTTATTAGCACGAGATTTTACAAAAATACTCTCAGATGACAGACTTAATTTACTTGTTTCTTCTAATGAGAAGAAGGTTGCCAACGATATTAAGCGCATATTAGATGAGGATGCTGAGTTCATTACTTACACACCTTCAGTAAATACAATTCCTTCAAAATTTTCATATTTTAAATTTATTCTTGAAGATTGGAAGATGCAGCAGACTGTTACCGATAAATGGACTGGGATGCTACATGAAAACAGTTTATTAAATAAAGAAGTGGACTGTCCTAATGCAGGAGTGTTATTTGGCTCTTATCAGGATGTCCCGATGGTTTTAGTCTCAGCAGGTCCTTCATTAAATAAAAATAAGCATCTTTTGAAATTTTTAAAGGGTAAATTTTTAATTTTTGCAGTAGGGAGCGCTTTAAAACCTTTATTGAAATCTGGGGTAAAACCAGATTATTTTTGCATAATCGACCCAAAACCATCGATATATAAGCAAATTGAAGGGTATGAGAGCTTAGATATTCCGTTAATCTTTTTAGATACAGCAAGTTCGAGTACTGTATTAAAGTACCAAGGGCCAAAATATAAAGTATATAACAAAGCAAAAAATCATGTAGAAGAACAATATATTATACACACGGGCGGCTCGGTGGCTACTGCAGTATTAGATTTAGGTATTAAGTTTGGATGTAATCCTATTATTTTTACTGGACAAGATCTTGCTTACACAAACAATGAACATCATGCGGATGGCAAAATGTATAATCCAAATGCCAATGAAAAGATAAAAGAGCTGCCAAATATGAGGAGAATTGAAGGTCAAAATGGAGAAGTTTTAAATACTACGCTTGGATTACTAAGTTTTAAATATTGGATTGAAAACAAAATAAAAGCTAACCCAAGTATTTCTTTTTATAATGCGACAGAAGGTGGGGCAATTATTGAAGGTGCAAAACATAGCACCCTTTTGCAAACGATTGAGCAAATCTATATAAATAATATAGAACAATGCATGCAAAAAATTCAAAGGGCTGACTCTGTGATTATTTTGCTTGGTATTGGCTTAGGTTTTGAATTAACACACATTTTGCAACACTCACCTAATAGTAATATCATAATAATAGAGCCAGTAAAGGATAACATAAAAATAGCCATTGAATTTAATCAACAGATAGAGAAGCTGATAAGCAATAAAAATATAACGTTTTTAGCAAACAAAGACATTAGAGAAATAGAAAAGAAAATCAAAGAATTTATAGATATCAAGAATAAAAATAATATTCATCTTATTAGATCAATTTCTATAGATGAAAATTATAATAATACATTAAATGAAATAGAAAAAACAATTAATAAAAATATAAAAGAAATAGATATGCATCTTAACACTACAGAAACTTTATCTGAGCTTATATCTAATAATATAATGCAAAATTTACCTGAATTTAAAGCGAGTAAACACGATCTTAATATCTTGCTTGGGGCATATAAGGATAAGCCAGCAATTATAGTGTCAGCAGGCCCGTCTCTTGAAAAGAATATTCAAGAACTTAAAAATTATCGAGATAACGCAGTTATAATAGCAGGACCAAGAACTGTCAAACCTTTAATAGAAAACGGAATCACACCACATATACTGTGTAATATGGATCCTAAAGATAGCATGTATGAACTGGTGAAGGATTATAGTATATCTGATATTCCATTAGTTACACTAATGCAAGGTAATCACAAGCTAGTAGCAGCTCACCAGGGTCAAAAAGTCTTTGTATTCGATGAATACTTGGAGCCTATAAAAGAGTTAATTAATGGTGACAAGCCAATTAGTATTAATTTTGGTGGATCAGTTGCGACATTTTCGTTATCTGTCGCTGCAATAATGGAGTGCAATCCAATCATATTTATTGGACAAGACCTTGCGTATATTAGTGACAAAAAGCACGCCTTTGGAAACTCAAACATTGAAACACCAAAGGATGCAATATTAGCTAAAGATATTAATGGCGAAGATGTCTTGACTAGGGAAGATTGGCTGTATTTCAAAAAAAATATTGAAGGTCATATATCCAAAGCTTCAAACATTAAATTTATCAATGCCACAGAAGCTGGTCTCTATATAGAAGGGGCAGATCATTTAAGTTTAAAAGATACAATTCAAAATTACTGTAAAGTAGAATTTTACCCAGAAATCATACTAAAGAACATATTTATAGATGAGAACATTAAAGACGATAAACAAATACAAATCAAGCAAATCCTTATTAAAGTACAAAAGGTTAAAAAACACATTAAAGAAAACCATGATTTAGCCGAAGATATATATAAGTATATTAAACATACTAAATGTCTAAATATAGATAAAGTATTAAAGAAGATGGATAATAACGACAAGCATATAGAGAATGAGCCAGTTGTTAACGCACTCATCCATTATCCTATACAGCTTGATTACATGCATATAACATTGAGCTATTCTGCGAAAAGTCAAGAAACACCTGAACAAGAACAAATACGTATAGCGAGAAAAAATATAGCAATATATAAAGCAAAACTTAAAGCAATTGAGTATGTAGAAAGTGCTTTGCAACAACTTAAATAA
- a CDS encoding N-acetylneuraminate synthase family protein produces the protein MIRYEEPKIIAEIGCNHKGDIELAKEMIMIASVYCKADVVKFQKRNNRELLSEAQYNAPHPNPINSYGKTYGEHREFLEFTIEQNLEIKKFCDDLGVIYSTSVWDLTSAKEISSIEPKMIKIPSAINNHYQMLSWLCENYQGEIHISTGMTTKAELDELIEFFVERDRNHDVVLYNCTSGYPVPPEDVSLLEIAYLREKYSEKVKYIGFSGHHLGIALDVAAYTLGATWIERHFTLDRTWKGTDHSASLEPEDLKLLIKNLKETHKALNFKKEDILDIEKIQRNKLKYKG, from the coding sequence ATGATTAGATACGAAGAGCCTAAAATTATTGCTGAGATTGGATGTAATCATAAAGGTGATATTGAACTTGCTAAAGAAATGATAATGATAGCAAGTGTGTACTGTAAAGCTGACGTTGTAAAGTTTCAAAAACGGAATAATCGAGAACTGTTAAGCGAAGCACAATACAACGCTCCACATCCTAACCCTATTAATTCGTATGGTAAGACATATGGAGAACATCGGGAATTTTTGGAGTTTACGATAGAACAGAATCTGGAGATTAAGAAGTTTTGTGATGATTTAGGAGTTATATATAGTACATCAGTCTGGGACTTGACGTCTGCAAAGGAAATCTCGTCAATTGAACCTAAAATGATAAAAATCCCATCGGCAATTAATAACCACTATCAGATGTTATCTTGGTTATGCGAAAATTATCAAGGGGAAATTCATATATCTACTGGCATGACTACAAAAGCAGAATTGGATGAGTTAATTGAATTTTTTGTAGAACGGGACCGAAATCATGATGTTGTATTATATAATTGCACATCAGGTTATCCAGTGCCACCAGAAGATGTAAGTTTATTGGAAATCGCATATCTTCGAGAAAAATATAGTGAAAAGGTTAAGTATATAGGTTTTTCAGGCCATCACTTAGGAATTGCATTAGATGTAGCAGCATATACCTTGGGGGCTACGTGGATAGAGCGTCATTTTACCCTTGACCGCACTTGGAAAGGGACAGACCATTCAGCGTCTTTAGAGCCTGAAGACTTGAAGCTATTGATTAAAAATTTAAAAGAGACACATAAAGCCTTGAACTTTAAAAAGGAAGACATTCTAGATATAGAAAAAATACAACGAAACAAATTGAAGTATAAAGGATGA
- a CDS encoding CBS domain-containing protein: protein MMNMHLYTIFPHETIYDALRTIDDNRKGFVIVIDVDFTVLGILTDGDLRRSFLEGKQVHDPVKFIYNSEYEYVREDSEFDEIIKKFKSSRVNFLPIVNSDKSLVNIITKKQFHILLMEDISFDLQYDFMSLDEEMIEHEIYDKPWGFFKTTFLNPYSRAKIIKINPLGELSLQEHSRREEHWVIIKGTGELIIGDSKKVMQAGDYIFIPKQCKHKITNISSTEPLMISEIQLGEYFGEDDIIRYDDKYGRVSNNSVTV from the coding sequence ATGATGAATATGCATTTGTACACGATTTTTCCACATGAAACTATATATGATGCGTTAAGGACAATTGACGACAACAGAAAAGGGTTTGTTATTGTAATTGATGTTGATTTTACTGTGTTGGGGATATTGACAGATGGAGATCTTCGACGTAGTTTTTTAGAAGGTAAACAAGTGCATGATCCAGTAAAATTTATATATAATTCGGAATATGAGTATGTTAGGGAAGACTCTGAATTTGATGAAATAATAAAGAAATTTAAATCATCAAGAGTCAATTTTTTACCAATAGTAAATAGCGATAAGAGTCTTGTTAATATTATAACAAAAAAACAGTTTCATATATTATTGATGGAAGATATTTCGTTTGACTTGCAATACGATTTTATGTCACTAGATGAAGAGATGATTGAACATGAAATTTACGATAAGCCCTGGGGATTTTTTAAAACAACATTTTTAAACCCATATTCAAGGGCAAAAATCATAAAAATTAATCCTCTAGGAGAGCTCAGCTTGCAAGAGCATTCAAGGAGAGAGGAACACTGGGTTATTATTAAAGGAACAGGTGAGTTAATTATAGGGGATTCAAAAAAAGTCATGCAAGCTGGAGACTACATTTTTATTCCTAAGCAGTGCAAACATAAAATAACTAACATTTCAAGTACAGAGCCGTTAATGATTTCAGAAATACAATTAGGCGAATATTTTGGTGAAGATGACATTATTCGATACGACGATAAGTATGGTCGTGTTTCTAATAATTCAGTAACGGTATAA
- a CDS encoding acylneuraminate cytidylyltransferase — MTDKTVAFIPVRGGSKSIPYKNIKNICGKPLVIWSIEAAVNSEKIDEVIISTDSNLIEETILYYFKTIKIKSIDKIKIFRRSEANATDEATTESAMLEYAIISQFKKIVLIQATSPLITTADINRGIEKYNTNQFDSILSLVRQKRFIWNFDEETEQAAPANYKIEKRPRRQEFSGYLVENGALYITSRNLLINTGQRISGKIGFIEMPEESYFELDEPADWIIVEELLKQRQQQDNTDIAVNAKKIKLFAMDCDGVLTDAGMYYSPEGDLLKKFNTKDGMGIARLHDAGIKTAIITGEDTSIVKRRAEKLKINELHLGIKDKVAVMESICNKYGYSFEEIAYIGDDINDLQLLEKVGISFTVADGHNSLKEIVGYQTQNKGGQGAVREAIDFILEHRLSTKID; from the coding sequence ATGACTGACAAAACGGTAGCTTTCATTCCTGTTAGAGGTGGAAGTAAATCAATTCCATATAAGAACATAAAAAATATATGCGGAAAGCCACTTGTTATATGGAGTATAGAGGCAGCCGTTAATTCTGAAAAAATAGATGAAGTTATCATTAGCACAGACAGTAATCTGATTGAAGAAACTATTTTATATTACTTTAAAACAATTAAAATAAAAAGTATTGATAAAATCAAGATATTCAGAAGATCAGAAGCTAACGCAACAGACGAAGCGACTACAGAGTCTGCTATGCTTGAATATGCAATAATCAGTCAATTCAAGAAAATTGTTCTGATTCAGGCAACTAGTCCATTAATCACTACTGCTGATATTAATCGAGGCATTGAAAAATATAACACTAACCAATTCGATAGTATTTTATCATTAGTACGTCAGAAGCGCTTTATATGGAATTTTGACGAAGAGACAGAACAGGCTGCACCAGCTAACTACAAAATAGAAAAACGACCAAGACGACAGGAGTTTTCTGGTTATTTGGTGGAAAATGGCGCATTATATATTACTTCGAGAAATCTATTAATAAACACGGGTCAGAGAATCTCGGGTAAGATCGGTTTTATAGAGATGCCAGAAGAAAGTTATTTTGAATTGGATGAACCAGCAGACTGGATAATAGTTGAAGAATTATTAAAACAAAGACAGCAACAAGATAATACAGATATTGCAGTTAATGCGAAGAAGATAAAATTATTTGCAATGGATTGTGACGGCGTATTAACGGACGCAGGTATGTATTATAGTCCAGAAGGAGATTTATTGAAAAAATTTAATACAAAAGACGGAATGGGAATTGCTCGGCTTCATGATGCAGGGATTAAAACTGCAATTATTACAGGAGAAGATACTTCTATTGTAAAAAGAAGAGCAGAAAAATTAAAAATTAACGAATTACACTTAGGAATTAAGGATAAAGTAGCAGTTATGGAATCCATATGCAATAAATACGGATATAGTTTTGAAGAGATTGCCTATATAGGTGATGATATAAATGATTTACAACTGTTAGAAAAAGTAGGAATATCTTTTACTGTAGCTGATGGACATAATTCTCTAAAAGAAATCGTAGGTTATCAAACACAAAACAAAGGTGGTCAAGGAGCTGTTAGAGAGGCTATTGATTTTATTTTAGAACATAGACTGTCAACAAAAATTGATTAG